A stretch of DNA from Telopea speciosissima isolate NSW1024214 ecotype Mountain lineage chromosome 5, Tspe_v1, whole genome shotgun sequence:
ACCCACCGGTGTTGCAGATGTCGATGCTTCCGCCGGCGTGGCAATGGTGAGTCGGTCGAGCCCGAAATCGGATAAGTGGGCTTCGAAGTCGGCATCGAAGAGTACATTCTGGGGTTTGACATCGCTGTGGACCATAGATGCCGTGTGCAGGAAGGCTAGACCACGGGCAACTCCAAGGGCAATGAGATGCCGCATTGGCCAGTTAAGGACATGGCCGTCCTGGTGTGATGCTTCCTGCAACAGAGTTGCTAGGTTTCCGTTAGGCATGTAATCGTACACGAGCAGCCGGACATCCGGTGGGCCAGCGTAGTATCCTCGGAGAACTGTAAGGTTCCTGTGCTTCACCTTCCCCAGCGACTCTGCTTCTTTTCTGAATGTTCCTTCGTCAATGGATCCATCAGGAAGGCGACGAATGGAAAGCACCGTACCGTCCTGAAAGCAAGCCTTGAACACAAGCCCATACTTTCCCCTGCTCAAGACATTCTCTTCGTCGAACTGTCTCGTCGCCTCAACCGTCTCTGCGTATGTGAATTTGTTGTTAAACATCACCAGCTTTGGCCCTCCATTCCCACTGTCTCCGCTACCACGGCCTCCCTCTGCTGTTCCTGTTCCAGAGCTAGCACGAGCTGGACTCCTTTTCTTCTCCCCATTGCCTCCCTCTCGGAGCCATTTCCGCCACCGCAAGAGACTGAATATGTAGCAGCAGCAAAATAATGCTGTACCGAGAGCTCCGGCTATGGCAATAACTACCAATAAGAtcaatctcttcttcctcttgttctCTTTGGTTACATTCTCACATGTCCCATTCAATGGCTTCCCGCATAAACCTTTGTTGAAAGCAAATGCAGAAGGATTGAACCTGGAACCCAACATATCTGGAATCTCTCCTTCAAGATGGTTTCTTGACACATTGAAGCGTCTCAAGCCAGAGAGGGCGGTGAGATTCTGTGGTATCATACCACTCAAGTTGTTGACAGAGAGGTCCAGCACGGTCAGGTTTGTTAAGTCTGAAAGAGAGTCTGGTATTGTACCGGAGAGGTGATTATTATTCAATAACAGTGAGTTTAGAGAAGAACAATTGGAGATCTCAACTGGGATTTCACCAGTCAAACTGTTGTGGCCCAAGTCGAGCTCCCTCAAATTGGAAAGATGTGAGATATCGGCTGGGATTTGACCAGTTAAACCATCTGAATGGAGCTCAAGGACCTCAAGATCAGAACAGTTCCAGAGCTCTGTTGGAATCGAGCCGGAAATGTGATTGTTGGATAGTGAGAGAACAGTTAATGATCTGAGAAAGCCATAGGTTGCCGGAATCTCACCAGAGAAGACATTGGATGTCAAGTTCAGATATTTCAAACTCAATAAGCTGCTGAAACCTTCAGGGACATTCCCAGATAATGCATTCTCTTCCAGAGCAATGTGTTGCAGATTAGGCAAGCCTGAAAGTTCCAGAGGTAACTCGCCGGAGAGATTCTGCCGGCTCAAATCCAGAATCCTCAGTTGCAAAAGGGATCCAATACTCGTTGGAATCCTCCCTGAAAAGCCATTAGCACTCATATTAAGAACCAGCAGCTCTCGCAAATCCCCAATGTTGGATGGAACTTCTCCTGATAATCTGTTATCACTAAGGTCCAAAGTAGTCAGATTGCTCAACTGGATGAGCTCATTTGGAACGTCTCCTGTGAGGATATTACGTCCCAGATTCAACGTTTCTAGCCCCTGAAGACTTCCGAGACTCACTGGAATGAGACCCGAGAAAGAGTTTCCCCCAAGAGACAATACCTTCAAACCCCTAAGCTCTCCCAAAAGTGCAGGAATCTCGCCGGTGAAATGGTTCCCTTCAAGATCAAGAACGCTTAacaaactgcatttctgaatcTCATTGGGGATATCACCGTGAAGTGAATTATTTGCCACTCTAAGCTCTTCCAACATGAAGAGGTTACCGATGCCAACTGGTAGAGTGCCCGAGAATGAGTTCCCGGAAAGATCGAGCATTGTCAGTGTGGACACATTCGTCAACCAAGAGGGGAACACGCCATTTATCTGATTCTGCTGAAGATCTAAAACCTGCAAAACACTGAAAAATGTTGCTTCCGGCGGAGAAACAAGACCCGTGAATGCGTTAAACCCAAGCTGAACAATCCTTAACGATGGAGGATACGCAGACACATTGTAGAAAGCAGAAGAGGGAATTGGACCAGAGAGATTATTATGTGAAAGCGAAAGCACTTGAAGTCTCGGAAGCGCCCCGATCGCAGTTGGGATCAAACCTCGAAGCACGTTGCCTTGAACGCTCAAATGCATGAGCGAGGAACAGTTGGCAAGCGCCGAAGGCAGAGTTCCTTCTAACAGATTTGAATCCAGCCATAGATACTGCAGCTGCATTAGCTCTCCAAAGGTTGATGGAATCCCTCCTGTGAAGCGATTAAAGGAGAGGTTGAGGAGCTGAAGCCGAGAAGAGGCAGAGAAGTTACGGGGGATCTCACCGGAGAAGGCATTGGACGAAAGGTCTAGGTACCGGATACTAGGAGGAAGATCAGCTGGAATTCCACCGGAAAGGAGGTTGTCAGCTACATTGAAGACCTGAAGATCGGTGAGGTTGGCGATCTCTTGTGGGAGACGGCCGGAGAAGGAGTTGTACTGAAGGAAAAGGGCACGAAGTTGGGAGCATTTGAAGATGGATTTAGGTATAGAGCCATTGAAGTGGTTGGAGCGCAGACTAAGCTTGCGTAGCTCCTGAAGATTAGAAAGGCTATCAGAGATAGGGCCAGAGAGCTGGAAACGAGGTAAGCGGAGCTCACGAACACGGCCATTGTAGCAGAGGATACCACGCCAGTCGCATGGAGCGGAAGGAGTGGATGAATCCCAGCCGGTTAAAGCACCAAGTGGGTCTTTCAGATTAAGCTTGAAGGATGTAAGAGCTTCAATCTCTGCTAGAACAAGTGGGCTTCTTTGAGCGtagcaagagaagaaaacagagacaagcgtcaagaagagaaggagaatagTAGTTGTAATCGTCGCCATGGATGATAATGAcagctttctctctctctctgagtctCTGTGTTTGGGTTATATTTGTGTGTTTGGAAGAAGTAGTGCGTTGTGGGGACTTGGAGCGTCTTTTACAAATGACAAGTTCTGAGAATGGGTTTGCCTGAGAACGTTTGCAGAGGAAGACAGGGTCATCTCCATGCGTtgcaaacccttcttcttctctctcttctctctctctctctctctcctctctttttctctctgaGACTCTTAGTTTAGGCCTTAGAGTGGTTCTTGGTAGGTTGGGGCTTGGGCTTCCCTCTTCCCCAAATCCTTGTTGTAGAAACGAGAAAGGCTATACCTTGACAGgttaaaatactaaaaaaagaagaaaaagggttaATGCCTTAATGGTAGGGTTGTGGTTCTCTCTTAAAAATTAGTCTTAATTAAGTTGGTAAGAGGTCATATGGATCTTATAATTATAACCCATTAACAGAGATGAGTTTCCtaacctttttacccttttcccctcctctcctttcctctcctctcctctcctcctccattGCAGCAGCTTTGCTTGCCTTGGAACAGTGCAGTAGTGTTCAGAGCTGTACTTTGGTTGGGCTTTggcacttgttttttttttggtttctttttatttctcttttccaGTTACTCCTCCTCAGCCCTTGTTGGGGAGTTGGGTGTTGGCCTTTCTCacagatttcttttttttcttttgtttataatCATCAAACCACGGTGGACAGATGGAACCCCTCTTTCCTGTTGCtccttcaaatatttttttctctctcttctgtctttttattagtttttaatGAAGGGCTTACCACTTTACCCAGCATTAGTCTAAAGTGCAAACTGTTCTTTGATCTAGTTGTCTCACCAATAACAGTAATTATAAGTCAGTGTACAGTACACACTAAAGATCATaggtatcggtattgatatcgatatcgatatttGTATCCAACTTAGCTGATATCAAGCGTATTAGCTGATACATCTGATTGGTATTGATTTATCGATATCGCAATACATTCAATCTGTATTTATATTTAGCTCAACAATACCAATatgtaagggtgttaaatggaaCGGTTCAGTTCAATTCGATTCAGTTCAATGCaagttttttaaaatgaaatcaaaactgaattATTTAATAAACAGTTTCACatgttgaaaccaaaaccatttataGACAATATTGGTTTTATAaggttttttaactttttttatttaaatggtTACTTTTTATTACATGTCTTTTTATTGAAATAGATATGAATTgaaatcttatatatatattttttaaataattatttatttttactattacatatttactaattatttattgttatCATTAATGGTTAATTATTGTCATTGCATATTActaatatttattttgattttctaaaCGATTTACCATCATTTTCAAATGTTTAATTAAATGATctcaatttaaaattaaaatcgaaccatttattaaatggtctcacagttcggtttgatttcaatttggccgatatttagaaatttttttgggcAATTACTTAGAACTATATTAACACCATATATATGAAACTTGGATCTAGATTTGGCTTTTTCATGGATTTGAAAATTGCATAGTTTGAAATGGAAAAGTGGTGGACTTGTAGGGGCCTAAGAGACCAATTGCCCTGATCTGTAACACTTGTACGGTTATCTGGTCCATTCAAATCATTGGACTGATATAGTGTTCCCCCAAATTAACCATACGTCGGATTCAGTGGGTCACTTGAATCATTGtagttctttttaattttaaacaGTGCAaccatttttttatgaaattttgacttttcaatgatttttctttttttcaaaattttgatgatccaagtcaaatttTGTTTGCTAAAAAGCCTAAAAGTATGCTACATTCAAGGAATGACTCCTTGTCGATCTAGGGCTTGTCCTGGTGGTTCGCTATTTTCTTGGGAGAACTGCGTCAGGCGCTTGATcagtggttcaagtctccttagcgatACCTAGTCTacatttaattgctttccaagaagtggagcctttGGGTATCATATTTGATCCCTTGTGGGTCCCCtcattgcctccttgtggggtcCTGTTGAGGTTGATGGCCGGTGGGGCCTTGAATCCTTAGACTTCTATGTAGAGTGAGTGGGCAAAGGATTAAGCTATAAAAATCTTCTATTGTCTTCAACTTAAACACAGCCCCTTGATTTAAGAAGTGGTTCTCCTGCATCTTTAAGATTCCTTATGACCATACTTCAAAAAAATATCTCGATTTACCTTCTCAGTTTGGTGTCTCCAAGTCAAATTTTGTTTGCTAAAATACGCCACATTGATGGATGGATTGCTTAGACTTCTATGAAAAGCGAGTGGGCAAAAGATTAATCTGCAAAAATCTTCTATTGTTTTCAACTCAAACACAACTCTTCGATTCAAGAAATGGTTCTCCCGCATCCTTAAGATTCCTTATGATGATACTCCTAAAAAATATCTTGGTTACCTTCTTAGTTTGGTATCTCCAAACTCGATTTATTTAGAAAGGTAAATGAGAAAACTAGGAACAAATTGCAGGGGTGGAAGCCCAAACTCTTGTCACATGCTGGAAAATAAGTTATGTTGAAATCTGTTGCACAATCAATGAACAATTATACAACATCACACATCATGCTCCCCCCTTCACACCACATGTCTGAATTTTGATTCACCAACAGTTTTAAGTGCTTTGTATCCTTTTATAGGTTAGGGCTAAGCAAAAAGGCTATGTTAGGAATGCAAGAAATTAATGGAAACAAAACATAATAAACCTTCAAATTATGAGTCAATGTGTCTTTTGCTCTACGATAAAATCTAGATGGTGGTACGAAGCAATgaattgagaaagagagagagatagatagtcATCTTTTGAGGGtgtagattttttttgtgggggtgggggtaaAAGAGGGTGTAGATTTGAAAACCCTTTATTAAACTTCAAACTATATTTTGATGAGACCTGACACACGAAATTAATTGATCTGATTTGCAACCTAAGTGCATAATTATTAAAATAGATTTTATTAAATGTCATGTTCACTAACAAGTATAAACAGTCTCCATCCCCTCCTACAAGTTTATCgttagttttttagttatggattgagttttccttcacccacgatGAATTAAGAATCCCCTCATCATTTCCATTGGTCCATTTGATTGAAATAGGAAAGATTGTTTTCAATCTCGTACAATAGGTATGATGACACAAAAATCCAATCacaaaatcaaattatatacaAAAATTTTACGTGCTTTACAAGGTATTTGctttttattatcattttgaAAGATGTGAgggttaaagaaaaaaaaaaagtttgttatTAACATTGCAACCGAGAAAATCTATGTTCTGAAGCAATAGACCACGTAAATGGAATAAAACTTATACTCTGTATATAAACCAGGTAAATGCCCCTCAAACTCATGATTTTTCTCCTTCATTGTGGTCAGATCAGACTAAGTGATACTTCACCTGTTAAAGTATTATCAAAATTTTATGAACTTGGATATCCACATTCTGGAACTTGGTTTGGACCGAATCCATAAAGTTTGGCAGTGGATCTTTTATGAAAGCAAAGTCTGAGTTGTGTATTGGTTAgttgatgaaaaataaaaaatgaaagaccATGAA
This window harbors:
- the LOC122662513 gene encoding probable LRR receptor-like serine/threonine-protein kinase At4g36180 gives rise to the protein MATITTTILLLFLTLVSVFFSCYAQRSPLVLAEIEALTSFKLNLKDPLGALTGWDSSTPSAPCDWRGILCYNGRVRELRLPRFQLSGPISDSLSNLQELRKLSLRSNHFNGSIPKSIFKCSQLRALFLQYNSFSGRLPQEIANLTDLQVFNVADNLLSGGIPADLPPSIRYLDLSSNAFSGEIPRNFSASSRLQLLNLSFNRFTGGIPSTFGELMQLQYLWLDSNLLEGTLPSALANCSSLMHLSVQGNVLRGLIPTAIGALPRLQVLSLSHNNLSGPIPSSAFYNVSAYPPSLRIVQLGFNAFTGLVSPPEATFFSVLQVLDLQQNQINGVFPSWLTNVSTLTMLDLSGNSFSGTLPVGIGNLFMLEELRVANNSLHGDIPNEIQKCSLLSVLDLEGNHFTGEIPALLGELRGLKVLSLGGNSFSGLIPVSLGSLQGLETLNLGRNILTGDVPNELIQLSNLTTLDLSDNRLSGEVPSNIGDLRELLVLNMSANGFSGRIPTSIGSLLQLRILDLSRQNLSGELPLELSGLPNLQHIALEENALSGNVPEGFSSLLSLKYLNLTSNVFSGEIPATYGFLRSLTVLSLSNNHISGSIPTELWNCSDLEVLELHSDGLTGQIPADISHLSNLRELDLGHNSLTGEIPVEISNCSSLNSLLLNNNHLSGTIPDSLSDLTNLTVLDLSVNNLSGMIPQNLTALSGLRRFNVSRNHLEGEIPDMLGSRFNPSAFAFNKGLCGKPLNGTCENVTKENKRKKRLILLVVIAIAGALGTALFCCCYIFSLLRWRKWLREGGNGEKKRSPARASSGTGTAEGGRGSGDSGNGGPKLVMFNNKFTYAETVEATRQFDEENVLSRGKYGLVFKACFQDGTVLSIRRLPDGSIDEGTFRKEAESLGKVKHRNLTVLRGYYAGPPDVRLLVYDYMPNGNLATLLQEASHQDGHVLNWPMRHLIALGVARGLAFLHTASMVHSDVKPQNVLFDADFEAHLSDFGLDRLTIATPAEASTSATPVGTLGYVSPEAALTGQVTREADVYSFGIVLLELLTGRRPVMFTQDEDIVKWVKRQLQRGQISELLEPGLLEIDPESSEWEEFLLGVKVGLLCTAPDPLDRPSMADIVFMLEGCRVGPDIPSSADPTSQPSPAL